From a region of the Thermodesulfobacteriota bacterium genome:
- a CDS encoding UTP--glucose-1-phosphate uridylyltransferase, whose amino-acid sequence MGVEAALARFREWFRADGAPQAAVHAFEQMYRAYRGGVTGKVAWAQIEAVGVETLVGADAYEASLCREAGEACLDRLVWIVLNGGLGTSMRMDRAKSLVPVKGAYTFLDLIARYVLRRRQGAGAPFPVLFMHSFHTREESLAALAPYGLALGAGRGEGLPLDFVQHRFPRIREADGLPLGDPKDPEAWAPPGHGNLYLALHAGGLLERLLERGIRWAFVSNADNLGAAPHAGILGHLARNGAAFALEVTPRTQADVKGGTLVRRGGRLELLELAQVPEEHGAHFQDPERFPVFNTNNVWVNLEALRDLLRQGGPALPLIVNRKTVGGVGVAQLETAMGAAVGSFGAAAGVLVSRGRFAPVKTTDDLLVRRSDVYREGSASPLEPDPRRDPALGPPLVRLDPRYYGSVADLDVRIPQPLGLLSARSLEVSGDVGFGQGVSVVGDVRLEGPRQIPDHTVLRG is encoded by the coding sequence ATGGGCGTCGAGGCAGCCCTGGCTAGGTTTCGAGAGTGGTTTCGGGCGGACGGCGCACCGCAGGCCGCGGTGCACGCCTTCGAGCAGATGTATCGCGCGTACCGGGGTGGGGTCACGGGCAAGGTGGCGTGGGCCCAGATCGAAGCCGTGGGGGTCGAAACCCTGGTGGGGGCGGACGCCTACGAGGCGAGCCTTTGCCGGGAGGCGGGGGAGGCCTGCCTGGATCGGCTGGTGTGGATCGTGCTCAACGGGGGCCTGGGGACCTCGATGCGCATGGACCGGGCCAAGAGCCTGGTGCCGGTGAAGGGGGCCTACACCTTCCTCGACCTCATCGCCCGCTACGTGCTTCGCCGGCGGCAGGGCGCAGGCGCGCCCTTTCCGGTGCTCTTCATGCACTCCTTCCACACCCGGGAGGAATCCCTGGCGGCCCTGGCCCCTTACGGCCTGGCGCTGGGCGCCGGCCGCGGCGAGGGACTGCCCCTGGACTTCGTGCAGCACCGCTTTCCCCGGATCCGAGAGGCGGACGGCCTGCCCCTGGGCGACCCGAAGGACCCGGAGGCGTGGGCCCCCCCGGGCCACGGCAACCTCTACCTGGCCCTGCACGCGGGTGGGCTCCTGGAGCGCCTCCTGGAGCGGGGCATCCGGTGGGCGTTCGTGTCCAACGCGGACAACCTGGGGGCGGCGCCCCACGCCGGCATCCTGGGCCACCTCGCCCGGAATGGGGCGGCGTTTGCCCTGGAGGTCACCCCGCGGACGCAGGCCGACGTGAAGGGCGGCACCCTGGTACGCCGGGGCGGTCGGCTGGAGCTGTTGGAGCTCGCCCAGGTGCCGGAGGAGCACGGGGCGCACTTCCAGGATCCGGAGCGCTTCCCGGTGTTTAACACCAACAACGTGTGGGTGAACCTGGAGGCGCTGCGCGACCTGCTGCGGCAGGGCGGGCCCGCGCTGCCCCTGATCGTGAACCGCAAGACGGTGGGTGGGGTCGGGGTGGCCCAGTTGGAGACCGCGATGGGGGCCGCGGTTGGGAGCTTCGGGGCTGCGGCGGGCGTGCTGGTGTCGCGCGGCCGCTTTGCGCCGGTGAAGACCACCGACGACCTCCTGGTGCGGCGCAGCGACGTGTACCGGGAGGGTTCGGCCTCCCCCCTGGAGCCCGACCCGCGCCGGGACCCCGCCCTGGGGCCTCCGCTCGTGCGCCTGGACCCTCGCTACTACGGCTCGGTGGCCGACCTGGATGTGCGCATCCCCCAGCCCCTGGGGCTCCTGTCCGCCCGCTCCCTCGAGGTGAGCGGCGACGTGGGGTTCGGGCAGGGGGTGTCGGTGGTGGGCGACGTACGCCTGGAAGGGCCCCGGCAGATCCCCGACCACACCGTGCTACGCGGCTGA